One region of Chlorobiota bacterium genomic DNA includes:
- a CDS encoding anhydro-N-acetylmuramic acid kinase, which yields MQPEHRHSLLRYRSLPTRLVAGVMSGTSLDGVDVAFVQIEGCGQALQFQLLGFATLPYSPALRSQLLRASDGQLPLREAYELDSDLGLVYADAIAEAARQWGIAPGAIAAVGLHGQTVYHNPNRLPAGVTVQIGSAAAVAQRLQTLVVSDFRTNDVAVGGQGAPLVPYCDLLLLRSPLRNRVALNIGGIANLTALPTSATAETLIAFDTGPGNMMIDAAMRHLFGSDYDAAGNVAATGTVNAPLLWQLLANPYFQAPPPKSAGREDFGEEVGRAVAQQALADGISPESIIATLTQLTATTIAEAIGSHCGFASSVDELIIGGGGVHNRTLMRMLGEAMPTVRILPSDECGLPSDAKEAICFAVLANEALCEVPANVPSVTGAARRVVCGAIRIGG from the coding sequence TTGCAACCAGAACACCGCCATAGCCTTTTGCGCTACCGCTCGCTTCCCACCCGCCTTGTTGCCGGGGTGATGTCGGGAACATCGCTGGATGGAGTTGACGTGGCATTTGTGCAGATCGAGGGATGCGGCCAGGCCCTCCAATTCCAGCTTCTTGGCTTTGCCACCCTCCCCTACTCACCAGCGCTCCGTTCCCAGTTGCTTCGCGCCTCGGATGGCCAGCTTCCCCTTCGTGAAGCCTACGAGTTGGACAGCGACCTGGGCCTCGTCTATGCCGACGCGATTGCGGAAGCGGCCAGGCAATGGGGGATTGCCCCGGGGGCAATCGCCGCCGTGGGGCTTCACGGGCAGACGGTCTATCACAACCCCAACCGCCTTCCCGCCGGTGTCACGGTTCAAATTGGATCGGCGGCGGCGGTTGCACAGCGGCTGCAAACCCTTGTGGTGAGCGACTTCCGCACGAACGATGTTGCCGTTGGCGGGCAAGGCGCGCCGCTGGTTCCATACTGCGATCTGCTGCTGCTTCGCTCGCCGCTGCGCAACCGCGTGGCCCTGAATATCGGCGGGATTGCCAACCTTACCGCACTCCCCACCAGCGCCACCGCCGAAACCCTTATCGCCTTCGATACCGGGCCGGGAAACATGATGATTGATGCGGCAATGCGCCATCTGTTCGGAAGCGATTACGATGCCGCTGGAAACGTTGCCGCCACGGGAACCGTGAACGCGCCACTGTTGTGGCAGCTTCTTGCCAATCCCTACTTCCAAGCCCCACCGCCGAAATCGGCAGGGCGGGAAGATTTTGGCGAGGAAGTTGGGCGGGCCGTTGCGCAGCAAGCACTTGCCGACGGAATCTCCCCGGAATCTATCATCGCAACGCTGACCCAGCTGACCGCCACCACCATTGCCGAAGCAATCGGAAGCCATTGCGGCTTTGCCAGCAGCGTTGATGAGCTGATTATTGGCGGCGGTGGGGTCCATAACCGGACGCTGATGCGGATGCTGGGCGAAGCAATGCCAACGGTCCGCATCCTTCCCAGCGATGAATGCGGGCTGCCATCCGATGCAAAGGAAGCAATCTGCTTTGCGGTGCTTGCCAACGAAGCCTTGTGCGAAGTCCCGGCCAACGTCCCATCGGTTACTGGCGCGGCGCGGCGTGTGGTCTGCGGGGCAATCCGGATTGGTGGGTAG
- a CDS encoding VWA domain-containing protein: MKHDVLKHSSFFQHMEEFGYMRDITELLPEDFTAVFEIARVLEDPNSPLFKSIEPAMSVAPQAAVEKRLNDREWQPNRNVSHGEEYEAALMQSYTDLQRIFPHQHLLPEEVFMERYARRSLWINIPRSPVIVPFGNSSSEYSPNNFKQKVYLLLDTSTSMASHHRFQMAKAVAYVFLKRNLKELGHIYLRTFDTDLGPLQTAIDAPSLQNLLRYVMRLTKLGNGTVLERAILQAAADIRVSAALSGAEMLIVTDGAAHLDVDKLREALGGTIRINTIKIGDAVLYPDEKLLSDLASRGSTPRQRDLKKLEEEIGTMQRQLSSAGFEREKGRMKSHLQTLTQRAATLRGEIVEGLRQWYGREIEQLSRVFVNVNDISADSLFVLQQSEIEEIRQLLAEVEQDFDEGMDADSLREAALLYEHVQMLLKSATDSAQRAQLQALAQRLNELLHDVVKGGEQKHAGLRNITRDDLHDLQMILHMQSKQGGSLADLLLLMLRQILKRFFGPKPKFRFGKKK; the protein is encoded by the coding sequence ATGAAGCACGATGTCCTGAAACATAGCTCCTTCTTCCAGCACATGGAGGAGTTCGGGTACATGCGGGACATCACGGAGTTGCTGCCGGAGGATTTCACGGCGGTGTTCGAGATTGCCCGGGTGCTGGAGGACCCAAACTCGCCGCTGTTTAAGTCCATCGAGCCGGCCATGTCGGTTGCGCCGCAGGCCGCCGTGGAGAAACGCCTGAACGACCGCGAGTGGCAGCCAAACCGGAACGTCTCGCACGGGGAAGAGTACGAGGCCGCGCTGATGCAAAGCTACACCGACCTGCAACGGATATTCCCGCACCAGCATCTGCTGCCGGAAGAAGTGTTTATGGAGCGGTACGCGCGGCGCAGCCTTTGGATCAATATCCCCCGCTCCCCGGTGATTGTCCCGTTCGGCAACAGCAGCAGCGAGTACTCGCCGAACAACTTCAAGCAGAAGGTTTATTTGCTGCTGGACACCAGCACCTCGATGGCCTCGCACCACCGCTTCCAAATGGCCAAAGCCGTGGCCTACGTTTTTCTGAAGCGGAACCTGAAGGAGCTTGGCCATATCTACCTTCGGACCTTCGACACCGATCTTGGTCCGCTGCAAACGGCGATTGATGCCCCCAGTTTGCAGAACCTTCTTCGCTACGTGATGCGGCTTACCAAGCTGGGGAATGGAACGGTGCTGGAGCGGGCAATCTTGCAGGCCGCTGCCGACATCCGCGTCAGCGCGGCGCTTTCCGGGGCCGAGATGCTGATCGTCACCGACGGCGCGGCCCACCTGGACGTTGATAAACTCCGCGAAGCCCTGGGGGGGACCATTCGGATCAACACCATCAAGATTGGCGACGCGGTCCTCTATCCCGACGAAAAACTTCTTTCCGACCTTGCCTCGCGCGGGTCCACCCCACGCCAGCGCGATTTGAAGAAATTGGAGGAGGAGATCGGCACCATGCAGCGGCAGCTTTCTTCGGCGGGGTTCGAGCGGGAGAAGGGGCGGATGAAATCGCACCTGCAAACGCTGACCCAACGGGCGGCAACGCTGCGTGGCGAAATTGTGGAGGGATTGCGGCAGTGGTACGGGCGCGAGATTGAGCAGCTGTCGCGGGTGTTCGTCAACGTCAACGACATCTCGGCCGATTCCTTATTCGTGTTGCAGCAGAGTGAGATTGAGGAGATTCGGCAACTGCTGGCCGAGGTGGAGCAGGATTTTGATGAAGGGATGGATGCCGACAGCTTGCGCGAGGCGGCACTGTTGTACGAGCACGTTCAGATGCTGCTGAAATCGGCAACCGACAGCGCGCAACGTGCCCAGCTGCAAGCCCTTGCGCAACGCCTGAACGAGCTGCTTCACGATGTTGTGAAAGGGGGGGAGCAGAAGCACGCCGGGCTGCGGAACATCACCCGCGACGATCTTCACGACCTTCAGATGATCCTGCACATGCAAAGCAAGCAGGGGGGATCGCTGGCGGACCTGTTGCTGCTGATGCTTCGGCAAATCCTAAAACGCTTCTTCGGTCCAAAACCGAAATTCCGATTCGGGAAGAAGAAGTAA
- a CDS encoding MoxR family ATPase: MPESTPGTLDIQKTILDLQDAIEFVNKRVINRTDIIEQLFCAILTGEHALIQSRTGVGKTLLTEQIFLMFSGARYFKVQASKEQQPDTYFGGLDVEELKRGRIIHNTAGSLVESEFGFIDEIFDANDFTLRALLSLLNERRLVLGVQQQKSVIHTVLAATNYLRITEITEALLDRFIYQSVVFPDKDPFVQYRISQQYLQHGGQPAEPPKKISFQVLHAVWQVCTGTSQQHTITIAPDVVYYTNLVIRYYEELRNRQLAQRPDVLPGRDFYISPRRQMKSFDLLRAIAFMHGRSSVTLEDIEKLYVLFTTVGIEEERQIWNKACSTLSHQFGATHAFEQLRTLLEFKTLLDELRAHPELLQQPITSIENISVKRTLREWARETFGAAEMQVENNRRLLTEFLEKFQPATDEIRDLRHQLQHEAWILFHANTGGSGSAFK, from the coding sequence ATGCCTGAATCCACACCTGGTACGCTCGACATCCAAAAAACCATCCTTGACCTGCAGGACGCGATTGAGTTCGTCAACAAGCGGGTAATCAACCGAACCGACATCATCGAGCAGCTGTTCTGCGCCATTCTTACCGGCGAACACGCTCTGATCCAAAGCCGCACCGGCGTCGGGAAAACGCTGCTGACCGAGCAGATATTCCTGATGTTCAGCGGCGCGCGCTATTTCAAGGTCCAAGCCTCCAAAGAACAACAGCCCGACACCTACTTCGGCGGGTTGGATGTTGAGGAACTGAAGCGGGGCCGCATCATCCACAACACCGCGGGGTCGTTGGTGGAAAGTGAGTTCGGTTTTATTGATGAAATCTTCGATGCCAACGATTTCACCCTTCGCGCACTCCTCTCGCTGCTGAACGAACGCCGTTTGGTGCTGGGGGTGCAGCAACAGAAGTCGGTGATCCACACCGTTTTGGCGGCCACCAACTACCTTCGCATCACCGAGATTACCGAGGCACTGCTGGACCGCTTCATCTACCAATCCGTTGTCTTCCCCGACAAGGATCCGTTCGTTCAATACCGCATCTCGCAGCAGTATTTGCAGCATGGCGGGCAACCGGCCGAGCCGCCCAAGAAAATCTCCTTCCAGGTGCTTCATGCCGTCTGGCAGGTGTGCACCGGAACCAGCCAGCAGCACACCATCACCATTGCCCCCGACGTGGTCTATTACACCAACTTGGTGATCCGCTACTACGAGGAGCTTCGCAACCGCCAGCTTGCCCAACGCCCCGACGTGCTTCCGGGCCGCGACTTCTACATCTCCCCCCGCCGCCAGATGAAGTCGTTCGATCTTCTGCGCGCCATTGCCTTCATGCACGGGCGCAGCAGCGTCACGCTGGAAGACATCGAGAAACTGTACGTGCTGTTCACCACTGTTGGAATCGAGGAGGAGCGGCAGATCTGGAACAAGGCTTGCTCAACCCTTAGCCACCAGTTCGGCGCAACCCATGCGTTCGAGCAACTCCGAACCCTGTTAGAGTTCAAGACGTTGTTGGATGAGCTTCGCGCCCATCCCGAACTGTTGCAGCAGCCGATCACCTCCATCGAAAACATCAGCGTGAAGCGGACCTTGCGGGAATGGGCGCGCGAAACGTTCGGCGCGGCCGAGATGCAGGTGGAGAACAACCGCCGATTGCTTACCGAGTTCCTGGAAAAATTCCAGCCCGCCACCGACGAAATCCGCGACCTGCGCCACCAGCTTCAGCACGAAGCCTGGATTCTGTTCCACGCCAACACCGGCGGATCGGGGTCGGCCTTCAAATAA
- the mnmA gene encoding tRNA 2-thiouridine(34) synthase MnmA, whose protein sequence is MSKRVVVGMSGGLDSSVAAALLVEQGYEVIGITIKTYRYEDVGGNVGSDTSCCSLDGINDARRVAMALGIPHYVYDFTEVFGREIIDYFTAGYLAGDTPNPCVMCNRKIKWAEMLRRADSLGADWIATGHYAKLRQDPATGRHILSKGNDREKDQSYALWAVEQNSLARTIFPLAHLTKPESRAIAHRLNLPVAGKRESYEICFIPDNDYKRFLRDNVEGLEENVADGEIVRDGEVIGKHNGYPFYTVGQRRGIGIAAPEPLFVIGVFPQNNTVEVGTADQLMHRGLTANNVNLIKYDSIPEPRRLLAKIRYKDDGALATCRTDADGTLHVTFDEPRRAITPGQSVVLYEGDDVVGGGIIRAWND, encoded by the coding sequence ATGAGCAAGCGCGTTGTTGTTGGGATGTCGGGGGGATTGGATTCATCGGTGGCCGCCGCGCTGCTGGTGGAGCAGGGGTACGAGGTGATCGGGATCACCATCAAAACCTACCGCTACGAAGATGTTGGCGGCAACGTCGGGAGCGACACCAGTTGCTGCTCGCTGGATGGCATCAACGATGCACGGCGCGTTGCAATGGCCCTGGGAATCCCCCATTACGTCTATGATTTCACCGAGGTCTTTGGCCGCGAGATCATTGACTACTTCACCGCAGGCTACCTTGCTGGCGACACCCCGAACCCTTGCGTGATGTGCAACCGGAAAATCAAGTGGGCCGAGATGCTCCGCCGCGCCGACTCGCTTGGTGCCGATTGGATTGCCACCGGGCATTACGCCAAACTTCGCCAGGACCCGGCCACCGGGCGGCATATTTTAAGCAAGGGAAACGACCGTGAGAAAGATCAATCCTACGCCCTGTGGGCCGTTGAGCAGAACTCCCTTGCCCGCACCATCTTCCCCCTTGCCCACCTAACCAAGCCGGAATCCCGTGCGATTGCCCATCGGCTGAACCTTCCGGTGGCGGGGAAGCGGGAGTCGTACGAGATCTGTTTTATCCCCGATAACGACTACAAACGGTTCCTTCGCGACAACGTGGAGGGGTTGGAAGAAAACGTTGCCGATGGTGAGATCGTTCGCGACGGAGAGGTGATTGGCAAGCACAACGGCTATCCGTTCTACACCGTCGGGCAGCGGCGGGGGATTGGGATTGCCGCGCCCGAGCCGCTGTTTGTGATCGGCGTGTTCCCGCAGAACAACACCGTGGAAGTTGGGACCGCGGACCAACTGATGCACCGCGGGCTGACGGCCAACAACGTCAATCTTATCAAGTACGACTCCATCCCCGAGCCGCGCCGGCTGCTTGCCAAAATCCGCTACAAGGACGACGGCGCGCTGGCAACCTGCCGAACCGATGCCGACGGAACCTTGCACGTCACCTTCGACGAACCACGCCGCGCAATCACCCCCGGGCAGTCGGTGGTGCTGTACGAAGGGGATGATGTTGTGGGTGGCGGAATAATTCGTGCGTGGAACGATTGA
- a CDS encoding GNAT family N-acetyltransferase has protein sequence MMILETERLILRQWQPDELPTLHGILGTLPTMQFWPAPFTLEQSERWLRRSLETYAATANTLGRWATVLKESGKVIGDCGLIESEVNGVVENDLGYIIHADHWRKGYATEAATAIRDYGLATLQLPRIVANMACDHHGSAKVAQAIGMTLEKEFLNQKNRGFRTFLYAAGRASDHP, from the coding sequence ATGATGATCCTTGAAACTGAACGGCTGATACTTCGGCAGTGGCAACCAGATGAGCTTCCCACCCTGCACGGCATTCTTGGAACCTTGCCGACGATGCAGTTCTGGCCTGCTCCGTTCACGCTGGAGCAAAGCGAGCGGTGGCTTCGGCGAAGCCTTGAAACCTACGCGGCAACCGCCAACACCCTGGGCCGATGGGCAACGGTGCTGAAGGAATCGGGGAAAGTGATTGGCGATTGCGGGCTGATCGAGTCGGAGGTGAACGGAGTGGTGGAAAACGATCTGGGATACATCATCCATGCCGACCATTGGCGGAAGGGATATGCCACCGAGGCAGCAACGGCAATCCGTGACTATGGCCTTGCCACGTTGCAGCTTCCGCGAATCGTTGCCAACATGGCGTGCGACCATCACGGCTCGGCAAAGGTGGCGCAAGCCATTGGAATGACGCTGGAGAAGGAGTTCCTGAACCAGAAGAACCGAGGGTTCCGAACGTTCTTGTATGCAGCGGGGCGTGCTTCCGATCATCCATAA
- a CDS encoding LON peptidase substrate-binding domain-containing protein: MLIGLFPLNIVLFPGSLYPLRIFEPRYKLLVRETIESNGTFGINLVDQSKMANVGCLAKVEKVLHVYPDGKMEIVVAGTDRFRIGSYHSGDKPYLVAHVETFDDETTQPPDFELLESTIRLYNQLAEVVYGEAEPLLDPSQWITGGAAFRMGQKAGLELSLRQKMLEMLSEDERLLFLRQYLQELVPKVKEYETMQMLSRNDGYLRE, translated from the coding sequence ATGCTGATTGGCCTATTTCCACTCAACATCGTTTTGTTCCCCGGTTCGCTCTATCCCTTGCGGATTTTTGAACCGAGGTACAAGCTGTTGGTCCGCGAAACGATTGAGAGCAATGGCACGTTCGGCATCAACCTTGTGGACCAGAGCAAAATGGCCAACGTGGGATGCTTGGCAAAGGTGGAAAAAGTGCTCCACGTCTATCCTGATGGCAAGATGGAGATTGTGGTGGCGGGCACCGATCGCTTCCGCATCGGAAGTTACCACTCGGGCGATAAACCCTACCTTGTTGCCCACGTAGAAACGTTCGACGACGAAACCACCCAGCCTCCCGATTTCGAACTTCTGGAGAGCACCATCCGCTTGTATAACCAGCTTGCCGAAGTGGTGTATGGCGAGGCCGAGCCACTGCTGGACCCGTCGCAATGGATTACCGGAGGCGCGGCCTTCCGCATGGGGCAAAAAGCAGGGTTGGAGCTAAGCCTGCGGCAGAAAATGTTGGAGATGCTTTCCGAGGACGAACGGCTGTTGTTCCTGCGCCAATATTTGCAGGAGCTGGTCCCCAAAGTGAAAGAGTACGAGACGATGCAGATGCTAAGCCGCAACGATGGCTATCTGCGGGAATAA
- a CDS encoding superoxide dismutase yields MAYQWEFRPRPYSDAEAADLLAPVIDAETADWHYNKHHKGYVDAMNKIETELETADRAAANGNYSQVGELKRRFTWNHAGALLHDVYWEVMGGDGDPSKGPEIKAAIEAEFGSFEAWRADFKAACVAAKLSGWGVLAYDQLYSGRLMNLQVDEHHYGAMWGGIPIIPCDVFEHAYYHKDGWARAAYVENFINNLNWERINARYLQFVRR; encoded by the coding sequence ATGGCATATCAATGGGAATTCCGCCCGCGTCCGTACAGCGATGCCGAAGCCGCAGACCTTCTTGCCCCGGTAATTGATGCCGAGACCGCCGACTGGCACTACAACAAGCACCACAAAGGCTATGTGGATGCCATGAACAAGATTGAAACCGAACTGGAAACCGCCGACCGCGCCGCCGCCAACGGCAACTACTCCCAGGTTGGCGAACTGAAACGCCGATTCACCTGGAACCATGCCGGCGCGTTGCTCCATGATGTCTATTGGGAGGTGATGGGGGGCGATGGCGACCCGTCGAAAGGACCCGAAATTAAAGCCGCAATCGAGGCTGAGTTTGGATCGTTCGAGGCCTGGCGCGCCGACTTCAAAGCCGCCTGCGTGGCCGCAAAACTCTCCGGTTGGGGGGTGTTGGCCTACGACCAACTCTACTCCGGACGCTTGATGAACCTTCAGGTGGACGAGCACCACTACGGCGCGATGTGGGGTGGAATTCCGATCATTCCGTGCGACGTTTTCGAGCACGCCTACTACCACAAAGATGGCTGGGCACGTGCCGCGTACGTCGAGAACTTTATCAATAATCTGAACTGGGAACGGATCAACGCCCGTTACCTGCAGTTCGTGCGGCGATAA
- a CDS encoding T9SS type A sorting domain-containing protein, with product MMMRKILSTALLLLAGICSLPAAASAQSNSFSVDMEAEPHVTVFKEYNLITLDYIFHVVNTTNAPISLIASRTKNELPSPDTSTTVVCWGDLCYDAKQSVYNANLVEPGKSPYCKVTVTLPIGETECANVQMTFGVEFTSESVARDIVACAPTSTTGVDEANLVTGVKIAPNPAAANPTMTLPTELQTAGELSLNLFTIKGAKASEQHFPAGSQSVVVNTSELPNGVYFYQIVAGQKEARGTIVVAK from the coding sequence ATGATGATGAGAAAAATCCTTTCTACCGCACTGCTCCTTCTTGCAGGAATCTGCTCCCTTCCAGCCGCTGCTTCGGCGCAAAGCAACAGCTTTAGCGTGGATATGGAAGCAGAACCACACGTTACCGTGTTCAAGGAGTACAACTTGATTACGCTGGACTACATCTTCCATGTAGTCAACACCACGAACGCCCCCATTTCGCTTATTGCCTCACGCACAAAAAACGAGCTGCCAAGCCCCGACACTTCAACAACGGTAGTCTGCTGGGGGGACCTTTGCTACGATGCCAAACAGAGCGTGTATAACGCGAACCTCGTCGAGCCAGGGAAATCCCCGTACTGCAAAGTGACGGTGACGCTGCCGATTGGCGAAACCGAATGCGCCAACGTCCAGATGACCTTCGGCGTGGAGTTTACCTCAGAAAGCGTGGCCCGCGACATCGTTGCTTGCGCCCCAACCAGTACCACTGGCGTTGATGAAGCCAATCTGGTAACCGGCGTGAAAATCGCGCCAAACCCAGCCGCTGCCAACCCAACCATGACCCTCCCAACCGAGCTGCAAACCGCAGGCGAGCTGTCGCTGAACCTCTTCACAATCAAAGGGGCCAAAGCAAGCGAGCAACACTTCCCGGCCGGAAGCCAGTCGGTGGTGGTCAACACCAGCGAGCTTCCCAATGGAGTCTATTTCTACCAGATCGTCGCTGGCCAGAAAGAGGCTCGCGGAACCATCGTGGTGGCCAAATAA
- a CDS encoding T9SS type A sorting domain-containing protein, with protein MTNFYTRWKGRLLAAAMLFVLCFGTTQAQWSELPALSDQVNFGINAIYDGKLYTWGGASSTEYLLGGRSLDILNGSSWTTGVVAPINEPKMGGYGGVVNGKIYLLGGSYTGVQNGQQVTISAPQVYEYDPVSNTMTAKTPVPAWWFNGAGAVVNGKIYLMAGVTVANNSLVYNTTVRVYDPQTNTWATAGNGPYNAQYPTATAIGDTIYLIGGVTNSGSVATAYKGVVSGGTITWTAIANYPVAVQRAGAGVLGGKVYVAGGASSEELDAVYKYDPATNKWAADYALPVKTYNVGTMPSDGNSLYWIGGLNNAKVFQFTPGAQVAIASVDQTNYVVTVNKGDNKAIRVPVTNRGVIDLTGSATGAMPWLTAPQPLTVAPGATANLVLNVNSSTLSVGKHQTTATLTTNDAKNKTITINVMVWVVENLKTQPFTAVIEEGGGSWCPPCFAGIQELESIKQQLGDRVLVLSYHGNQGGSSTNKDPMHFPEGINTIQKLGLAGFPNASFQRRVFKGEQYPMIGLGSWGDALNTLFAERDVAAAAIDIDESSYDASTQMVTAKVTVTTAEAIEMKAGRTLRLTGLVIQDGIVYHQAASQTRTWTFHDAVRSMGPTIDGTQLPVPSEMLVEGNILPPGSVLKGTVTFKVTNENDQGKLPGDDSYPEITFDNNNKLPIKFEDCHLVVLAHMNDGNNYGEILQGVKAPFPTGGPTGAIISQTTSKWQATIKPSETASYTTTIKNLTDAPQELTVTRTQNNLPTGWSSYMKLGSTQLDPGTSSGNITLPPGASIAVQLYVTGTTEKSNGTVTLQFKAGATTLDQSYTTTTTESEPSSGVNDQPTTGVGMTLSANLPNPAATTTTFNYSLLQSGEVTVNVIGMNGEKVMTLNPGFAEAGVHTLRLDVSTLPAGSYIVTLSSNGRSASRSMTVVH; from the coding sequence ATGACAAACTTCTACACACGATGGAAGGGCCGGCTGCTTGCCGCAGCGATGCTCTTCGTCCTGTGCTTCGGCACAACACAAGCCCAGTGGTCCGAACTTCCGGCATTGAGCGACCAGGTAAACTTTGGCATCAATGCCATTTACGACGGCAAGCTCTACACGTGGGGCGGAGCTTCTTCAACGGAATACCTGCTTGGCGGGCGTTCGTTGGATATTCTGAACGGTTCAAGCTGGACAACCGGCGTTGTTGCCCCAATCAACGAGCCTAAAATGGGTGGATATGGTGGCGTTGTTAATGGCAAAATCTACTTGTTGGGCGGGTCGTACACTGGGGTTCAAAATGGCCAGCAGGTGACGATCTCCGCTCCGCAAGTCTATGAGTATGATCCGGTATCGAACACCATGACGGCCAAAACGCCAGTTCCAGCGTGGTGGTTCAATGGAGCCGGAGCGGTGGTCAATGGAAAAATCTACCTGATGGCTGGGGTCACCGTGGCAAACAACAGCCTTGTGTACAACACCACGGTTCGTGTGTACGATCCCCAAACCAACACATGGGCAACTGCCGGAAATGGTCCATACAATGCCCAATATCCTACGGCAACGGCTATTGGCGACACCATCTACTTGATTGGTGGAGTTACTAATTCAGGAAGCGTAGCCACTGCCTACAAAGGCGTTGTCTCGGGCGGCACCATCACTTGGACCGCGATTGCTAATTACCCAGTTGCCGTTCAACGCGCTGGCGCAGGGGTGTTGGGGGGGAAAGTCTATGTGGCCGGTGGCGCAAGCAGCGAGGAATTGGACGCAGTGTACAAGTACGACCCAGCAACAAACAAATGGGCTGCCGATTACGCTCTGCCAGTAAAAACCTACAATGTTGGCACCATGCCAAGCGATGGCAACTCCCTCTACTGGATTGGCGGCTTGAACAATGCCAAGGTCTTCCAGTTCACACCTGGCGCGCAAGTCGCGATTGCCTCGGTGGACCAAACCAACTACGTGGTGACGGTCAACAAAGGGGATAACAAGGCGATTCGGGTCCCAGTGACCAACCGTGGCGTTATTGACCTGACCGGCTCGGCCACCGGCGCAATGCCCTGGCTGACCGCTCCGCAACCGCTGACGGTTGCGCCGGGCGCAACGGCAAACCTGGTGCTGAATGTGAATTCCTCCACGCTGTCGGTTGGCAAGCACCAAACCACGGCAACGCTTACCACCAACGATGCCAAAAACAAGACCATCACCATCAACGTGATGGTGTGGGTGGTTGAGAACCTGAAGACCCAGCCATTTACCGCCGTTATCGAAGAAGGTGGCGGATCGTGGTGCCCGCCATGCTTTGCTGGTATCCAGGAGTTGGAGTCCATCAAGCAGCAACTTGGCGACCGTGTGCTGGTTCTTTCCTACCACGGAAATCAGGGTGGTTCTTCAACGAACAAGGACCCGATGCACTTCCCAGAAGGGATCAACACCATCCAAAAACTTGGGCTGGCTGGATTCCCGAACGCTTCATTCCAACGTCGGGTGTTCAAAGGTGAGCAATATCCAATGATTGGACTGGGTTCTTGGGGCGATGCCTTAAACACACTGTTTGCCGAACGTGATGTGGCCGCCGCCGCCATTGACATTGACGAAAGCAGCTACGACGCTTCCACCCAGATGGTAACGGCAAAAGTTACCGTGACAACTGCCGAAGCCATTGAAATGAAAGCCGGGCGCACGCTCCGCCTGACAGGCCTTGTAATCCAAGACGGAATCGTCTATCACCAAGCCGCTTCGCAGACCCGCACCTGGACGTTCCATGACGCTGTGCGCTCGATGGGACCAACCATTGACGGAACCCAATTGCCCGTTCCTTCCGAAATGCTGGTTGAAGGGAATATCCTTCCACCAGGAAGCGTCCTGAAAGGAACCGTCACCTTCAAAGTGACCAACGAAAACGATCAAGGGAAGCTGCCGGGCGATGACAGCTATCCAGAAATCACGTTCGACAACAACAACAAGCTGCCAATCAAATTCGAGGATTGCCACTTGGTGGTGTTGGCCCACATGAACGATGGAAACAACTACGGCGAAATCCTTCAGGGGGTGAAAGCTCCGTTCCCAACCGGCGGACCGACCGGCGCGATCATTTCGCAAACCACCAGCAAGTGGCAAGCAACCATCAAGCCAAGCGAGACGGCCAGCTACACGACCACGATCAAGAACCTGACCGATGCCCCGCAAGAACTGACCGTCACGCGGACGCAAAACAACCTTCCAACGGGCTGGAGCAGCTACATGAAACTTGGCAGCACCCAGCTTGATCCAGGAACATCCTCGGGCAACATCACGCTTCCGCCAGGTGCCTCCATTGCCGTGCAGCTGTACGTCACTGGAACAACCGAAAAGAGCAACGGCACGGTGACCCTGCAGTTCAAAGCCGGCGCAACCACGCTGGACCAGAGCTACACAACCACAACCACCGAAAGCGAGCCTTCCTCGGGGGTGAACGACCAACCAACAACTGGTGTTGGAATGACCCTTTCGGCAAACCTGCCGAACCCGGCCGCCACCACCACCACGTTCAACTACTCGCTGCTGCAAAGCGGTGAAGTCACCGTGAACGTGATTGGAATGAATGGCGAGAAGGTGATGACCCTGAACCCAGGCTTTGCCGAAGCAGGGGTTCACACCCTCCGCTTGGATGTCAGCACGCTTCCAGCAGGCAGCTACATTGTCACGCTGAGCAGCAACGGACGCTCGGCCAGCCGTTCCATGACGGTTGTCCATTAA